Proteins encoded within one genomic window of Oncorhynchus nerka isolate Pitt River linkage group LG9b, Oner_Uvic_2.0, whole genome shotgun sequence:
- the LOC135565705 gene encoding uncharacterized protein LOC135565705 has protein sequence MATFHYNLNGCAIKKRVTGKKHIYSTSLTYRPNRKPKPAAISHHIKCVYIRPEGWIPPFLIPAYGSAEGHGGLVFHMALLNEDLTGLAKSSLFPLGSFIPIWAAVDQKDHQPLLLLLEECVAATTPELQSASLVYPIITNKGCLADGKTGNSRFLPRYHSSAILLYLQSFKFALGEEVYIHCKLVAWDPEVFDIEKKACHYIKETGEWELLDDPSQSDLCKCCDSSCKPRLKRGVDSEPQGLVQNSVLGPLTIVENSETRIPSEFVKYPTVEQVDWSV, from the exons ACCTCAATGGCTGTGCCATCAAGAAACGG GTGACTGGCAAAAAACACATCTATTCAACCAGCCTGACTTACAGACCTAACCGAAAGCCCAAACCTGCTGCTATTAGTCACCATATTAAGTGTGTTTACATAAG ACCTGAGGGATGGATTCCCCCATTCCTTATCCCTGCCTATGGTAGTGCTGAGGGTCATGGAGGATTGGTTTTCCACATGGCACTCCTCAATG AAGACCTTACTGGTCTGGCTAAGAGCAGCCTGTTTCCCCTGGGCTCTTTCATCCCCATCTGGGCAGCAGTGGATCAGAAGGACCATCAGCCCTTGCTGCTGCTCTTGGAGGAGTGTGTGGCGGCCACAACACCAGAACTGCAGTCTGCGAGCCTGGTGTACCCCATCATCACCAACAAGGG TTGCCTTGCAGATGGGAAGACTGGGAACTCCAGGTTCCTGCCTAGGTACCACTCGTCTGCTATTCTGCTTTACCTGCAGTCCTTCAAGTTTGCCTTAGGCGAGGAA GTGTATATTCATTGTAAGCTTGTTGCATGGGACCCTGAGGTTTTTGATATAGAAAAGAAGGCCTGCCACTACATTAAAGAGACTGGAGA ATGGGAGCTGCTGGACGACCCGTCTCAAAGTGACCTCTGCAAGTGCTGTGACTCGAGTTGCAAGCCTCGGTTGAAGAGGGGTGTGGATTCAG aACCCCAGGGCCTGGTTCAAAACTCTGTTCTTGGACCGCTCACAATAGTGGAAAACTCTGAAACCCGGATCCCCAGTGAATTTGTAAAATATCCTACTGTAGAACAAG TTGACTGGTCGGTGTAA